From a single Nicotiana tabacum cultivar K326 chromosome 8, ASM71507v2, whole genome shotgun sequence genomic region:
- the LOC107801871 gene encoding clathrin coat assembly protein AP180-like → MPSKLKKAIGAVKDQTSISLAKVASNTSSTLEVAVLKATSHDDVPVDDRYVQEVIKLVSSNKAYAAACARAIGKRIGRTRNWIVALKSLMLVLRIFQDGDPYFPREVLHAMKRGAKILNLSSFRDDSNSSPWDFTAFVRTFALYLDERLDCFLTGKLQRRYNNRERENSSSHYRTSMSSRRRGDEPVRDMKPVMLLDKISYWQRLIERAIATRPTGAAKTNRLVQIALYAVVQESFDLYKDISDGLALVLDSFFHLPYQSCVNAFQTCVKAAKQFEEISAFYSVCKSIGVGRTSEYPSVQTISEELIETLQEFLKDQSSFPAHTQTKSHLLLPGPGGSTRTTSSKRDSYGGQSEFSLATETTEPYSERSINSGVDSRCTSLEDLISATETWKSPANISIDLEAYSDIQFEKQLHEKDDTGSTHSLPVSNSMVDLVSLPDWQGYDEDDDRKQEEDKQQKQEAVKDQEINKEKAAHQQEHKQNPSLDSNSAKEWELVLTEAIPSTSFNAFPEQPKPENLPRNETRGSSNEAMITPSASFNAFPEQPTPGHLPRNEATGLSTEAIITPSASFNAFPEQGQEIAPTNEAIGTSSEEVSSSNGWELVLFENIPQAQSTQSMPSTTNNVNSFNFATLDELYNQNPVPMFPNGGQNSQYTASTNNFWNDQNLSLNLPPPNNGLNAYTHQNPVLPAPQHYNPFLQDTSMDLAMVAVTTATTTATATYPTMATNAPFTFPTSTDMFSSSTPAPTFQATPTFSAQNSTSGAVQSGVEDPFATFSSSDQMFNGIPNEQNLLHEQQLWLQNQNKIIAKHMA, encoded by the coding sequence ATGCCAAGCAAGTTAAAGAAGGCAATTGGTGCAGTAAAAGATCAAACAAGCATTAGCCTTGCAAAAGTTGCAAGCAATACTTCCTCAACCCTTGAAGTTGCTGTGCTGAAAGCCACAAGTCATGATGATGTGCCTGTCGATGATCGATATGTTCAAGAAGTCATCAAACTTGTCTCCTCCAACAAAGCCTATGCAGCTGCCTGTGCTCGTGCCATTGGCAAACGTATTGGTAGAACGAGGAATTGGATCGTTGCCCTTAAATCGTTGATGCTTGTCTTAAGAATTTTTCAAGATGGTGATCCTTATTTCCCTCGAGAAGTTCTTCATGCCATGAAACGAGGGGCCAAGATTCTTAACCTCTCTAGCTTCCGCGATGATTCTAATTCTAGTCCTTGGGATTTCACAGCCTTTGTTCGTACGTTTGCTCTGTATCTTGATGAGCGTTTGGATTGTTTCCTTACTGGTAAGCTTCAAAGAAGGTATAATAATCGCGAAAGAGAAAATTCTAGCAGTCATTATAGGACTAGTATGAGTAGTCGAAGAAGGGGTGATGAGCCTGTCCGTGACATGAAACCAGTAATGCTGCTCGACAAGATTTCATATTGGCAACGATTGATTGAGAGAGCAATCGCTACAAGGCCAACAGGGGCAGCTAAGACGAATCGTCTTGTCCAAATTGCTTTATATGCTGTTGTTCAAGAAAGTTTTGATCTTTACAAAGATATATCAGATGGGCTTGCTCTTGTTCTTGATAGCTTTTTCCATTTACCATATCAATCATGTGTAAATGCATTCCAAACTTGTGTCAAAGCAGCTAAACAATTTGAAGAAATTAGTGCTTTTTATTCTGTTTGTAAAAGTATTGGAGTTGGCAGGACATCAGAATATCCAAGTGTACAAACTATATCAGAGGAATTGATTGAAACATTACAAGAATTTCTCAAAGATCAATCTTCATTTCCAGCACATACACAAACCAAATCACATTTGCTTCTTCCGGGACCTGGTGGATCAACGAGGACCACGAGCAGCAAACGTGATAGTTATGGCGGACAATCTGAATTTTCTTTGGCCACAGAAACGACAGAGCCATACTCGGAGAGGAGTATTAATTCTGGTGTTGATTCGCGTTGCACATCATTAGAAGATCTAATAAGTGCAACCGAAACATGGAAAAGTCCAGCTAATATTTCGATTGATTTGGAGGCTTATTCGGATATTCAATTTGAGAAGCAGTTGCATGAGAAGGACGATACGGGGTCTACTCATTCATTGCCTGTGTCAAATTCAATGGTTGATCTTGTATCCTTACCAGATTGGCAAGGATATGATGAAGACGACGACAGAAAACAAGAAGAGGATAAACAACAAAAGCAGGAGGCAGTGAAAGATCAAGAAATCAACAAGGAAAAAGCTGCACATCAACAAGAGCATAAACAGAATCCATCCTTAGATTCTAATTCAGCAAAAGAATGGGAGCTCGTGTTAACTGAGGCGATACCATCAACATCTTTCAACGCGTTCCCTGAACAACCAAAACCAGAAAATTTGCCTAGAAATGAAACAAGAGGGTCGTCTAATGAGGCGATGATAACACCATCAGCATCTTTCAACGCGTTCCCTGAACAGCCAACACCGGGACATTTGCCAAGAAATGAAGCAACAGGGTTGTCTACAGAGGCGATAATAACACCATCAGCATCTTTCAACGCGTTTCCAGAACAAGGACAAGAAATCGCGCCAACAAATGAAGCAATAGGGACATCATCAGAAGAGGTTTCTTCAAGCAATGGCTGGGAATTGGTGTTATTCGAAAATATTCCACAAGCACAATCAACACAATCCATGCCTAGTACAACGAACAACGTTAACAGCTTCAACTTCGCCACTCTGGACGAATTATATAATCAGAATCCAGTGCCAATGTTTCCAAATGGTGGCCAAAATTCACAATATACAGCTAGTACAAACAACTTTTGGAATGATCAGAATCTGTCCTTGAACTTGCCACCTCCAAATAATGGACTGAATGCATATACTCATCAAAATCCAGTTTTGCCAGCACCTCAACACTACAATCCATTTTTACAAGATACATCAATGGACTTGGCCATGGTAGCGGTTACAACTGCTACCACCACTGCCACTGCCACGTACCCGACTATGGCCACCAATGCTCCCTTTACATTTCCGACGTCTACTGACATGTTTTCATCATCAACTCCAGCACCTACATTCCAAGCAACTCCAACTTTTAGTGCTCAGAATTCAACTTCAGGGGCAGTGCAGAGTGGTGTGGAGGATCCATTCGCGACGTTTTCAAGTAGTGATCAGATGTTTAATGGCATTCCGAATGAGCAGAATTTGTTGCATGAACAACAGTTATGGTTGCAGAACCAAAACAAGATCATAGCAAAACATATGGCTTGA
- the LOC142162904 gene encoding small ubiquitin-related modifier 2-like: MSGAEEDKKPAGDQAGHINLKVKGQDGNEVFFRIKRSTQLKKLMNAYCDRQSVDFNSIAFLFDGRRLRAEQSPEELEMEDGDEIDAMLHQTGGTIL; this comes from the exons ATGTCGGGAGCAGAAGAAGACAAGAAGCCCGCCGGCGATCAGGCTGGTCACATCAATCTCAAAGTCAAAGGCCAg GATGGGAATGAAGTCTTCTTTAGGATCAAAAGAAGCACCCAGCTGAAGAAGCTGATGAATGCTTATTGCGACCGACAGTCAGTGGATTTCAATTCAATTGCTTTCTTGTTTGATGGTCGTCGTCTCAGAGCAGAACAGTCACCAGAAGAG CTGGAGATGGAAGATGGTGACGAAATTGATGCAATGTTGCATCAAACTGGAGGCACAATTCTTTGA